From one Tsukamurella tyrosinosolvens genomic stretch:
- the thpD gene encoding ectoine hydroxylase yields the protein MNNAATLTDHYPTRVDHSEIHDRHDPVVWPGRSGPWPDGAVDDFAARGFRSVEGVLGAGDIRDVRAEIDAVTTRLGTDERVIRETSDGSVRSVFAVHELSEKIASIIAREEIAGVARQLLGDDVYVHQSRVNLKPGFAGGPFYWHSDFETWHAEDGMPTPRAVSVSLALTPNTPFNGSLMIMPGSHRRFVSCVGRTPGEYHRESLKSYRPPFGTPEERDIAAMADEYGIEQVTGGAGSALYFDCNCLHASAGNISPYPRSNLFVVFNAVSNGLQEPFAADARRPEYLATR from the coding sequence ATGAACAACGCAGCGACGCTCACCGACCACTACCCGACGCGCGTCGACCATAGCGAGATCCACGACCGACACGACCCCGTCGTCTGGCCCGGACGATCAGGCCCCTGGCCCGACGGTGCCGTCGACGACTTCGCCGCCCGCGGTTTCCGCAGCGTGGAGGGCGTGCTCGGCGCCGGCGACATCCGCGACGTCCGCGCCGAGATCGACGCGGTGACCACGCGGCTCGGCACCGACGAGCGGGTGATCCGCGAGACCTCCGACGGCAGCGTGCGGTCGGTCTTCGCGGTGCACGAGCTCAGCGAGAAGATCGCGTCGATCATCGCGCGCGAGGAGATCGCGGGCGTGGCCCGACAGCTGCTCGGCGACGACGTCTACGTGCACCAGAGCCGCGTCAACCTCAAGCCCGGTTTCGCCGGCGGACCCTTCTACTGGCACAGCGACTTCGAGACCTGGCACGCCGAGGACGGCATGCCCACGCCGCGCGCGGTGAGCGTCTCGCTGGCGCTCACGCCGAACACGCCCTTCAACGGCTCGCTGATGATCATGCCCGGCTCGCACCGCCGGTTCGTCTCCTGCGTGGGGCGCACGCCCGGCGAGTACCACCGCGAATCGCTCAAGTCCTACCGGCCGCCGTTCGGCACGCCGGAGGAGCGGGACATCGCCGCGATGGCCGATGAGTACGGGATCGAGCAGGTCACCGGCGGTGCAGGAAGCGCGTTGTACTTCGACTGCAACTGCCTGCACGCCTCGGCGGGGAACATCTCGCCGTACCCGCGGTCGAACCTGTTCGTCGTGTTCAACGCCGTCTCCAACGGGCTGCAGGAGCCCTTCGCCGCAGACGCCCGTCGCCCGGAGTACCTGGCGACGCGCTAG